Below is a genomic region from Treponema sp. OMZ 798.
TTGTTGTTTTATAGGTTGTTTAGAAAAGATGAATAGGTAAATTTATGGAAAACTTTTTGATGAGTGTATCGATGTTCTTTTATAAGATGCAGGATAAGGTTAGTATGACTGTGTCCCTTTTTGTGATTGCAGGATGTCTAATCGGCATTTTTCTTGTCCTATTTATTGCAAGTACAAAGGTTAGAAAAATAAACTCTGTGTTTGCAATAATATTATCAACCGTCATATCCTGTATTTTAATGATTCCTTTAATGACGGCTTTTAATTCTTTTGTAAGCAAAAAAATAGTCAATGAGGTAACTAACAGTCAGCTTGCAGAAATAGAAGCCCGCAAGGCTAAAATAAAACTTCTTGCTGCAAATCAAGAGTTAAAAGAAAAGGAAAAAGAAATCCTTGACAATAAAATAAATATGCAAAAGCAATCCATCGAAATAAGCGGCTTAGAAGACAGCTTGAGGGTTTTACAAAATACTCAACTGAACATGCAGAGTTTTAAGGAAATATTGGAGCTGGGATTACTGGAAGCAAATTTAAAACAAACCAATTTATATCGAAACCGGTTAAGCGGTATTACAACCGGAATGGGCTTAAAAGCCGATCAATATTATGATGAGGGCCTTGTAGTATTAACCCACGATATCGACGCAAAATTCGGTGTGGATTTAAAAAAAATTAAAATTACCGTATCAAAAGATTTTCCGAATATTCTTTGGATAAAAGACATTCAGCCTAAATTTTTGGGTGCAAGTAAAAACAAGCACATAAAAGAAGTTGCCGAAATAAGGCGGGTCGATATAAAAAATAATATTAAAACCTATAGCATCCTAAACGGACAAGCCGAGGTGAAAAGGGCAAATCAATATGCGGATCTATGTGAACAAGAGTATCAAACCCGTTTAAGTCAAGGCCTTGAAACGAATTTTATGAATGCCGCCGTTTCAAAGCTGGCCGAAAATTTTATAAAACTTATTTTAAGCCCTCTAAAAAAAGAAATCAGATTTGATTCCGGCTTGGATGGACTTACTATGTCGTTGGAAGATTATATTGAAGGTGAATTAAAAGAAATAAGAGCAAAACGCTTGGGACTTGAAGACAGTAATAAAAACCTTGATGCAGAAACTGAAATAAAAGAAAAAGAACTTGAAAAGTTAAAATCGAAGATTGGAGACTGATGCTCAGCAATAGGTACACAACTTTTAATTGTTTTTGACAAATTGTATTAAGACTTGACATATGCTCTGTAAGGCGGTAGAATACAATCAAGGGTAGGGTATGACAGAATCTTCAGGCCGATTTGAATGGGATAACGAGAAAAACAGTATAAATATAAAAAAACATGGAATTGATTTTGCAGAAATTTTATCTGTTTTTGATGATCCATATTTTTATGAAATATATGATATAAATCATTCGGCCGAAGAAGATCGCTTTGTAGGAATCGGTATAGTTAACGGTCTTCTTGTCGTTGTTGTATCTTATACAGAACGCAGCAAGATAAGACTTATTTCAGCTCGTAGAGCTACAAGATTAGAAAAAGAGGTGTATTATGAAAAAAGAAAAAATATTGACAGCTGAACGCATTGCAGAAATAACGTCACATGAAATCGATTTATCGGATATACCTGAAATAACAAAAGAACAATGGGAAAAAGGGCATTTTAAAAATAAACCTACTTTATCTGTATCAATAGATGGTGATAATGTTTCATGGTTAGAAAAAATAGATAGTTCTGTAAATGAATATACGGTAAACAAAATTTTGCGGTGGGCAAGACAAAACGGTTATCCTGTTGCAGTACAAGGATAAAATTCCGGTATACTTTACAATTTTCCCTCTTTTCCTTAAAATAAGGTAAACCTTCTACAAAATAAAACTTTTTGGAAGGTTTACCTTAATATAATTTTAGGAAGACCTTATGAGCAATCTTATTCACGGCTTTGAAATTATAAGCAAAAATCCCTTACCCGAATTTAATGCTTTAGGCGTTTATGCAAGGCATAAAAAGACGGGCTTAGAACTTTATCATGTTTTAAACGATGAGGATGAAAATCTTTTTTCATATAATTTTATGACGAGCTCTCCCAATTCGACGGGAGTTGCCCACATTATCGAACACACGGTTTTATGCGGTTCTAAAAACTATCCTCTTAAAGACCCCTTTATGGTTTTGGCAAAGCAGAGTGTAAATACCTTTTTAAATGCCATGACCTATCCCGATAAGACTGTCTATCCTGCAAGCTCCGTGGTTGAAGCCGATTATTTTAACCTTATGTCGGTTTACGGGGATGCCGTCTTTTTTCCCAATCTTGACGAATGGGCCTTTAAGCAGGAAGGGCACCGCTTCGAGCTCGACGAAAACGGAAAGATGAGCGTGCAGGGAGTTGTCTTAAACGAGATGAGGGCAAATTATTCCGACTTTGACGGAGTGATGTATGACTGGGCTGCTTCTTCCATTTGTCAGGGCAGCATCTATGCCGAAGATTCGGGCGGTTCTCCCTTGGAGATTCCCGATTTGACATATGAAGAATACAAGGCCTTTCACAAAAAATACTATCATCCCGTAAACTGCCGAATTTTTTTGATGGGAAATATTCCGACCGAAAAGCAGATGAAATTTTTGGAAGAAAAATTCCTTTGCAAATTTGAAGCCGCCGAAAAGCCTCCCTTTGTTCCGCCGATTGAAGCCTATACTGAACCCCGCTTCTTTTCGGTGCCGGCTCCGTCCAGTGAAGAAGGGGCTCTCAAGGATGCAGTCATGCTTAACTGGCTTCTTCCCGAAACTTCCGATACCGAAAAACTTATGCAGGCCTATCTTATAGGAGAAGTTTTAATCGGGCACAGCGGGGCCTGCTTAAATAAGGTTCTCCTTGAGTCCGGAATGGGGGAAGACCTTTACCCGTATAACGGAATCGGAAAGAGTCTTAGGAACATAACCCTCACAATCGGAATGAAGGGGATTGAAAAGGGAAAGCATGAAGATTTTAAAAAGCTTATCTTTGAAGCCCTTGAAGAGCTTGTCAAGAAAGGTATCGATCCTAAAGAAATTGAAACGGCTGTCCACGCAATAGATTTTAGCAACAGGGAAATAAGAAGAAACTACGGCCCCTTCGGTATCAACCTTATGGAGCGGGCTATGGCCGGCTGGGCCTACGGTGTAAGTCCCGAAAAAACTCTCCAATACACGCCTGTATTCGAGAAGGTAAAAAAAGATCTTGCCTCCGATAAGCGGTATATCGAAAAGCTGATTGAAAAGTATTTGATAAAGAATAAGCATCATGCCCTTGTAAGAGTTTACCCTGATGCCGATTTTTGTAAACGCTTGGACGAAAGTCTCGAAAAAAGAGCCGAAAATTTTAATGCAGGTTTGACGGATGAGGATCGAAGGGCAATGCTTAAAGAGCAGGAGAAGATGAATGAGTTTAAGCAAAAAAACGACTCTCCCGAAATGCTTGCCCTTATTCCTCACTTGTCAAAAAAAGATCTGCCTCCTCTTCCGCCTCCAAGCCCTGAAGAACTTACCCTTATCGGAAAGGTTCCACTTGTTATGCACGAACAGCCTACAAATGGAATAGGTTATTTTCAGTTAGCCTTTCCTGTGGATACATTAAGTCAAGAAGATTATAAATACCTGCCCCTTCTTTCAAGCTGTATCACGGGGATGGGAACTGACAGCCTTTCATGGAGCGAGGTTTCTTCTACGCTTGCAAATTTAATGGGAGGCTTTTCGGCAAGTGCCGCCGTTTTTACCGCAAACAAAAATCTTTCTTTGCGTAAAAATACGGATACGTTAAGGCTCTCCGATATAGCCGGAAGGGATTGGCTTTTTCTTTCGGGGAAGATTCTCGGCGAATTGATTCCCGAGGCTGTCTCCTTTGTTTTGCGCTTTTTAAACGAAATTTCTTTTGACGACACAAAACGCTTAAACGATTTGGTCACCCAGCGCAAAAATGATTTTGAAAGCCTCCTTGCCCTTGACGGAAACAGCCTCGCCCTTCTTAGGGCTAATGCTCCTCTATCCGAAAAAAATGCACGGAGGGAGATGCTTTCAGGATTAACCCAGCTTAACTTTTTAAGAAATCTATATGCAAAAGTAAAGGGAGATAATTCCGAAAATGCTGTATCCAAAAAGGGGAATTCCGAACTGAATAAACTGTCAAAAAAACTGTCTTCAATATATAAATCGATTATGAGCTCGGGTTTGATTATCGAGCTTACGGGCACAAAAGAAAATCTTGCCTCTTTAAAAACCGCCCTTGAAAAAAACTTAAAAGATTTTAAGGCTCCGGATGAGGCGGATAAGATTGTCTTTGAAAATCCTTTTAAATTTAAGCGGACCGAAAAAACGAGGCTTGAGCTTATTCCGGCTTCCCTCCAAGTAGGCTTTGCTGTTTCGGTTTTTAAATCGGCTCAGTTCGGCTCAAAGGAGCAAGCTTCAGAGTCTATCTTGTGTAAGTGGCTTTCAAGCGGCCCGATGTGGGAAAAGATAAGAAGCATAGGAGGGGCCTACGGAGCTTTTACCGTTCCTATGTCCTTGGAAGAGCTTTTAGCCTTTGTCTCCTATAGGGATCCTAACCCGATAAACTCCCTTTTGGAATTCTTAAACTCTATCGACCAAACATTGAGCGAAGACTTTTCGGAAGAGACAATCGAAAAGCTCATTACGGGAAGATACAGCAGGGAGATAGTTCCGCTTACGCCTGCGGCAAAAGGAGCTGCAGCCTTTAGAGATCTTCTTTCAGGGATTTCTTATTCCGAAAAAAAAGAAATGGTTGAAAAGATGCTTGAGACTACGGCTGATGACTTGAGGTCTTGTGCAAAAAAACTATCGGCTCAAAGGGATTCGCTTTCTTCGGTAGTTTTGGCTTCGGATACGGCTCTTTCTCAAAAAGAGGCTGTCAAAGAATTTTATCCTTCTCCCATTCTTTCAGAGAAGGTTTAAGAAGTATGGAATGGCTTTAAGGAATTTTATAGAATAGATGGGTATTTTAAAAGCAGCTTCAAATAAAAAAATTCTCAAACCCTGCGTGATAGGGATTGATCCTGGATTGGCAAATACGGGTTATGGAATTATAAGCTTTTCGAATAACCGCTTTGAGTGTATAGAATACGGCGCGATATGTACAGACTCTCATCTGCTCCAAGGGGAGAGGCTCTTAAAAATCTTCGATAAGGTTTCCGATCTCATTGCAAAATACAGGCCGAAGGAGGCCGGTATTGAAACCCTATATTTTGCCAAAAATGCGACGAGCGCTATGTCCGTTTCGGAGGCCCGCGGCGTGGTTCTTTTGGCTTTGGCCCAAGGGGGAGTGAGGGTAGGGGAGTACGCTCCGAATTCCATAAAGAAGGCTGTAACGGGAATTGCTCAAGCCGAAAAAAAGCAGGTGCAGGAAGCCGTAAAATTGATTTTAGGTTTAAAGGAAATTCCTAAGCCCGACCATGCAGCCGATGCCTTGGCCGCAGCCATTACAAAAATAAATTTGGGAGATGTAGGGGAGGTACAAGCCTATGTTTAACAGCATTTCGGGACTTTTAAGCGGTAAGACTACCGATTCGGTCTATGTTGAAAATTCGGGCATTGAATGGGAAATCTTTGTTTCGGCCCTGGCCCTCGATGCTTTCGGCCCTGTGGGAAGGGAAGTAAAGGTTTATACATGGCTTTATCACAGGGAAGATCAGATGAGGCTTTTCGGTTTTCCCAACCAGGCCGAGCGCTCTCTATTTTTAGATCTTACAAAGGTTGAGGGGGTAGGACCGCGTCAAGCCTTAAAAATAATGTCGGGCTTAAATGCTTCTTCTCTTGAAAAAGCCTTGGAAGAAGGAGACCTTGACACCCTTCAAAAGACCCCCGGCGTAGGTAAAAAGACGGCTCAAAAAATGATTCTTGCCTTAAAAGGAAAACTCACCAATTTAAACGAGACTTCCTCAAAGGGGCCGATTTTAATTTCTTCCGAATACGAAGACATTGTAAGGGCCTTAACCGATATGGGCTTTGAAAGAAAATCCGTCATTGCCCAAGTCGAAAAAATCGCCGAAGAAATGAAGACCGCAGGTTCCGATCCCCTTAAAAACGAAGAAGAGCTTTTTAGGCGTTCAATCGTTGCTTTAAGCTGAAAGAGAAAATAGTTTTGGCGGATCCATTATGATTATAGTTTTTCAATTTCTGCTTCGGAAAGCCCCGTAACCTGCATAATTTTTTGTATCGAATCCCCTAACTGTTTTAAAATTTTAGCTGTTTCTCTCTTTGCATTGTCTTTAATATCCATTTCAAAAGTAGATAATAATCTGTATTCTTGTCTTGCCTGTTCGTTTTGTTTTACTGTTTGTATCATTTTTTCTATCTCCCTTGTAAATTCACTATTTACCTTACCTGTTTTAAGATATTCTAAAAATTCCTTTAATTCTTTGTCCTCAGTTTTTTCAAAAGCCTCTGCATTTATTATAACCTTTTGTGTGCCGTCATGTAAAGGTGTATTTTTGTCTTCTATACAAAGATTTTCAAAGGTATAAACAGGCCTGTTTTTGCCTATAACATCAAATAAACAGATAAAAATTATAAAGCTGTCGTTTAAAGCATTATAGGAATTACCCTTATCCAAAAAAGAAATATCAAGAGCCGCTTGGTAAAATCTCATTCTTTTAGGGATATTCCTTTCGTTGCTTATCTGCATTTCCACATCATAAAATTTACCGTTTTCTGTCTGCACCAAAACATCAAACCTTATGGATTTTGCCTGTTCATAGGTGTTAATACTATGCTGTACAGAGGTATATGCAATTTTGCCTATCGTATCAAATAATATCATTTCAATAAGTTTTTTACATAGCTTCGGATTTTGCATAGTTTTACAAAACATAAAATCGTCCGTAAATGTTAAATCTTCAAATCTTTTCACTTTTTTCTCCAATTTTTGTTTAATCCTTAAACCTTATACTTACCGAGCCTATTCCGCCTTTAACGGTGATTGTATTTTCGGCGCCTGTTTCCTTTTGTCTGTCGGCTAAAAAGGTTTTTGATTTTTTACCGTTTATTCTTACCTCTCCTAAACCTGCGCTTACATCAAAATCATAATCCTTTTCGGCTCCATCTATTTTAATATCTACTGAACCTATTCCTCCCTTGATTGAGGTCTTACCCAGGGCCGTACCTGAAAAGCTAAATGAGCCGACACCGGATTTTATATCCATATTGTTTACTTTTGAATCCTTAAGGTTTACTGCTCCGACTCCGGCTCTGATATTGACATCTTTTAAAACCTTTACATCATAAATATTTACTTTCCCGACTCCTGCTGCAAGGTTAAATTTTTCTACATTTATATCACGGATATAGAATCCTCCGACTCCGCTTTTTATTTCAAAATTATTAAATACAATATTCCGAGGCAGACTGATATATATTTTAGGAGAATTGTTTTTAAAATTAAGACCAAGATTCTTAAAAAACTTTGAAGGAGTGTTGTCTTCAAAACTGATTGTGTCTCCTTTTTTTTCTACATCGAAATACTTGGGGTTAATGCGCTCAATTTTATATGAGGCTTCATCCGCACGATCGCTTATTTCTATTTTTACCTCTCCGACTTCTGCCTTAAGAAAAAAATTCTTAATTCCTTCCAAACTGATTGTTTCAGCCTTTTTGTACTCATCTCCAAAATACTCGTCCATATCATCCCTCCAAGATTTTATATCGTCTTCCATATCTTCTAGGTCGTTTTCCATATCTTCGATACGCTCGGCCGCCGACATAATTTTATTATATGCTTTGTCAATAAAATTCCGTCCATGAATTCTACGCTTAGATCTATAAAAAAATCTTCCGCCTAAACTATAACCTATGCCGACAAGCATAAGTCCCAAAAGAATAATTAAAATTGTCTTTCCTATTTTTTTCATATAAATCCCCTTAACGATGTTTTGTTTAAACTGTTTATCGATTATCTTAATAATTTAATAATAGCAAGTATTATTAAAGCCGGAATACCCAGAACGATTGCACCTGCAAATAAAACCGGTATCAGCCAAAATACCAGTTTAAATGCAAGAACTAAAATTCCCCCTACAATCCCGAAGACTGCAGCAATAATTCCGAAAACAAAAACAATAATTAAAAAAGCAATTAACATTTTTCCCTCCATAAAGTATGTTTTGTGCGAAGCACAAAACTCGAAGATAAATAGTGAGGCAGAATTTCTGCCGAGCTATTTATCGCCCCTCCATAAATTAAATTTTTTTTACCAGCTGCGATATTTTTCTTATAATCGCAGTAACAAAAAGGTATAAAAGTCTGGTAAAACCTATGGCTATTAAAATAGCTCCTATTAAAAGAATGCCTGTACCGAAGTCTACAAAAAGCATACCGAAAGCGAATACTGCCAATATACCGCCGCCGAAAACAAGGGCAATAGAGGCAACGCAAAGCCCTACGCATAATAGGACTATTACTATTGTTAGCCCGACGGCCAGAGGTATGGCGATGGGAGCTGCAAAGATTCCGAGGATTGTAAACCAAAGGGCTCTAAAGCCGCCTCGTGCAGATTTTTTTGCTCCTTCGGCTTCTTTTACGGCATAGTCCGAAAGAATTTTTGAAGCAATGTGGGCCGGGCTTCTAAGCTCGTTGATTACGCTTTGCTCATTTTCGATTCCGGCCTCATCAAAATATTCTTCATAGAATTTGACGGCTTCTTTCCTGTCCTTGTAGGGCAGGTGTCTGAGCCTGTCTTCAAGTTCTTCTATAAATTCCCGTCTTGTCATTTTACTCTCCTTCCTTGGTTGTTAGTTTAATTGCTCCGAAACTTGTGTTGATTTTTATATTTGTGTTTGCGGATTTACTTCCAAGATTTATTCTGTCGCCTCTTCTTTCTACATTTTCTCCGTTTAGTTTTATGCTGCCTTGGTTGGAAGAAATACTTATATCGTAATTTTCTATTTCTTTCGGTAAATTAAGATCTACCGGCCCTATGCCGGAATTTATTTTGGCATAGCCGTGTAAATTTCCTTGGAAAATTATGCTTCCTGCTCCCGTGTTCAAAATTGTTTCTGCATTAAAATTACACTTTTGGAATTTATTTGTTCCGGCTCCGGTATTGAAGTTTCCTTTATCTGCTTTTAACTCGTTCGCCGTTATATTTCCGGCTCCCGAATTTGCTTTTATGGTTGAGCTTTCGGTTTTTGTAAAATCGATTGTTCCGGCTCCTGTCGAAGCAGAGATATTGTCAGACTTTATGTTTTCGAATTTAATGGAACCTGCCGAAGAAGAAAGCTTCATGCTTTCAATATCCAAATCGCTCATCTTTATAGCTCCGGCAGAAGTATTAAAATCTATTTTTTTGTGGAGTCCACTCTTGACCGAAAAATTCCCGCAAGTTGTATAACCTTCAATAATTTCGATATTTACATCTTCTATTTTTAAAGAACCCATCTGAGAATTAAATTCGAGTTTTACAAGGTTTGTATCTTTGGGAATGTTTATAGAGATTTCTCTTTTGGCTGCATTCAAAGAGGTGTTGATATTAAAGTTTTCCAAAAAGGAGGCAAAACCTTTTTTGCTGAAAAAGAAAACCGGTTTTTCCTTTATTATAAGTTTTCCGTTTTCAATTTTAGCCGAAAAATCCTCATCAGCAATATTTTGAGTAGTGTACTCAAGCTTTTCACCTTGTGAAGTATTTAT
It encodes:
- a CDS encoding BrnT family toxin, which produces MTESSGRFEWDNEKNSINIKKHGIDFAEILSVFDDPYFYEIYDINHSAEEDRFVGIGIVNGLLVVVVSYTERSKIRLISARRATRLEKEVYYEKRKNIDS
- a CDS encoding insulinase family protein yields the protein MSNLIHGFEIISKNPLPEFNALGVYARHKKTGLELYHVLNDEDENLFSYNFMTSSPNSTGVAHIIEHTVLCGSKNYPLKDPFMVLAKQSVNTFLNAMTYPDKTVYPASSVVEADYFNLMSVYGDAVFFPNLDEWAFKQEGHRFELDENGKMSVQGVVLNEMRANYSDFDGVMYDWAASSICQGSIYAEDSGGSPLEIPDLTYEEYKAFHKKYYHPVNCRIFLMGNIPTEKQMKFLEEKFLCKFEAAEKPPFVPPIEAYTEPRFFSVPAPSSEEGALKDAVMLNWLLPETSDTEKLMQAYLIGEVLIGHSGACLNKVLLESGMGEDLYPYNGIGKSLRNITLTIGMKGIEKGKHEDFKKLIFEALEELVKKGIDPKEIETAVHAIDFSNREIRRNYGPFGINLMERAMAGWAYGVSPEKTLQYTPVFEKVKKDLASDKRYIEKLIEKYLIKNKHHALVRVYPDADFCKRLDESLEKRAENFNAGLTDEDRRAMLKEQEKMNEFKQKNDSPEMLALIPHLSKKDLPPLPPPSPEELTLIGKVPLVMHEQPTNGIGYFQLAFPVDTLSQEDYKYLPLLSSCITGMGTDSLSWSEVSSTLANLMGGFSASAAVFTANKNLSLRKNTDTLRLSDIAGRDWLFLSGKILGELIPEAVSFVLRFLNEISFDDTKRLNDLVTQRKNDFESLLALDGNSLALLRANAPLSEKNARREMLSGLTQLNFLRNLYAKVKGDNSENAVSKKGNSELNKLSKKLSSIYKSIMSSGLIIELTGTKENLASLKTALEKNLKDFKAPDEADKIVFENPFKFKRTEKTRLELIPASLQVGFAVSVFKSAQFGSKEQASESILCKWLSSGPMWEKIRSIGGAYGAFTVPMSLEELLAFVSYRDPNPINSLLEFLNSIDQTLSEDFSEETIEKLITGRYSREIVPLTPAAKGAAAFRDLLSGISYSEKKEMVEKMLETTADDLRSCAKKLSAQRDSLSSVVLASDTALSQKEAVKEFYPSPILSEKV
- the ruvC gene encoding crossover junction endodeoxyribonuclease RuvC, yielding MGILKAASNKKILKPCVIGIDPGLANTGYGIISFSNNRFECIEYGAICTDSHLLQGERLLKIFDKVSDLIAKYRPKEAGIETLYFAKNATSAMSVSEARGVVLLALAQGGVRVGEYAPNSIKKAVTGIAQAEKKQVQEAVKLILGLKEIPKPDHAADALAAAITKINLGDVGEVQAYV
- the ruvA gene encoding Holliday junction branch migration protein RuvA is translated as MFNSISGLLSGKTTDSVYVENSGIEWEIFVSALALDAFGPVGREVKVYTWLYHREDQMRLFGFPNQAERSLFLDLTKVEGVGPRQALKIMSGLNASSLEKALEEGDLDTLQKTPGVGKKTAQKMILALKGKLTNLNETSSKGPILISSEYEDIVRALTDMGFERKSVIAQVEKIAEEMKTAGSDPLKNEEELFRRSIVALS
- a CDS encoding Rpn family recombination-promoting nuclease/putative transposase; this encodes MFCKTMQNPKLCKKLIEMILFDTIGKIAYTSVQHSINTYEQAKSIRFDVLVQTENGKFYDVEMQISNERNIPKRMRFYQAALDISFLDKGNSYNALNDSFIIFICLFDVIGKNRPVYTFENLCIEDKNTPLHDGTQKVIINAEAFEKTEDKELKEFLEYLKTGKVNSEFTREIEKMIQTVKQNEQARQEYRLLSTFEMDIKDNAKRETAKILKQLGDSIQKIMQVTGLSEAEIEKL
- a CDS encoding DUF4097 family beta strand repeat-containing protein, coding for MKKIGKTILIILLGLMLVGIGYSLGGRFFYRSKRRIHGRNFIDKAYNKIMSAAERIEDMENDLEDMEDDIKSWRDDMDEYFGDEYKKAETISLEGIKNFFLKAEVGEVKIEISDRADEASYKIERINPKYFDVEKKGDTISFEDNTPSKFFKNLGLNFKNNSPKIYISLPRNIVFNNFEIKSGVGGFYIRDINVEKFNLAAGVGKVNIYDVKVLKDVNIRAGVGAVNLKDSKVNNMDIKSGVGSFSFSGTALGKTSIKGGIGSVDIKIDGAEKDYDFDVSAGLGEVRINGKKSKTFLADRQKETGAENTITVKGGIGSVSIRFKD
- a CDS encoding DUF1700 domain-containing protein, translating into MTRREFIEELEDRLRHLPYKDRKEAVKFYEEYFDEAGIENEQSVINELRSPAHIASKILSDYAVKEAEGAKKSARGGFRALWFTILGIFAAPIAIPLAVGLTIVIVLLCVGLCVASIALVFGGGILAVFAFGMLFVDFGTGILLIGAILIAIGFTRLLYLFVTAIIRKISQLVKKI
- a CDS encoding DUF4097 family beta strand repeat-containing protein; its protein translation is MTKDQFLTELNSYLSVLKPEDRKNTIEFYEEYFEDAENEEAAIEDLGSPKKLAEEIIDFHKASYKGENTEISKQFSRDENISEIVLNITAAKVLINTSQGEKLEYTTQNIADEDFSAKIENGKLIIKEKPVFFFSKKGFASFLENFNINTSLNAAKREISINIPKDTNLVKLEFNSQMGSLKIEDVNIEIIEGYTTCGNFSVKSGLHKKIDFNTSAGAIKMSDLDIESMKLSSSAGSIKFENIKSDNISASTGAGTIDFTKTESSTIKANSGAGNITANELKADKGNFNTGAGTNKFQKCNFNAETILNTGAGSIIFQGNLHGYAKINSGIGPVDLNLPKEIENYDISISSNQGSIKLNGENVERRGDRINLGSKSANTNIKINTSFGAIKLTTKEGE